In Micromonospora sp. LH3U1, one genomic interval encodes:
- the pgsA gene encoding CDP-diacylglycerol--glycerol-3-phosphate 3-phosphatidyltransferase yields the protein MTGATESTPARVVAVVPVLNAANALTALRLVLVPVFGASVIMSGMTHSGWRMAACLIFAVASATDLVDGWIARRFGLVTSVGKVADPIADKALTGAALVLLSWYDQLPWWVTVLILVRELGITVLRFWVIRHGVIAASRGGKVKTALQILAIAWYLWPMPAALAAVGPWIMAAALLVTVATGFDYIAQALRLRRPR from the coding sequence GTGACCGGGGCGACGGAGTCGACGCCGGCCCGGGTCGTTGCCGTGGTGCCCGTCCTCAACGCGGCCAACGCGCTGACCGCGCTGCGGCTGGTGCTGGTGCCGGTCTTCGGCGCCTCGGTGATCATGTCCGGGATGACCCATTCCGGCTGGCGGATGGCGGCTTGCCTGATCTTCGCGGTGGCCTCGGCGACGGACCTGGTGGACGGCTGGATCGCCCGCCGGTTCGGCCTGGTCACCTCGGTCGGCAAGGTCGCCGACCCGATCGCCGACAAGGCGCTCACCGGCGCGGCGCTGGTGCTGCTCTCCTGGTACGACCAGTTGCCCTGGTGGGTGACCGTGCTGATCCTCGTCCGCGAGCTGGGCATCACCGTGCTGCGGTTCTGGGTGATCCGGCACGGCGTGATCGCCGCCAGCCGCGGCGGCAAGGTCAAGACCGCGCTCCAGATCCTCGCCATCGCCTGGTACCTCTGGCCGATGCCAGCAGCCCTCGCCGCCGTCGGCCCGTGGATCATGGCCGCTGCCCTCCTGGTGACAGTCGCCACCGGCTTCGACTACATAGCCCAAGCCCTCCGCCTCCGCCGCCCCCGCTAA
- a CDS encoding helix-turn-helix domain-containing protein, producing the protein MILLRRVIGDALRARRQGQQRTLREVSTAANVSLGYLSEIERGHKEPSSELLAAICDALGARLSELLIEVSDTVALAEQMPEVLVSMQDEPAAATAVPKRTNRGVRQVTSDGKVAVSVRQDSPLRATLRSSRVRPTERDRDVVCAA; encoded by the coding sequence ATGATCCTGCTACGCCGGGTGATCGGTGACGCACTGCGGGCGCGCCGGCAGGGGCAGCAGCGCACGCTGCGTGAGGTGTCCACCGCCGCCAACGTCAGCCTCGGCTACCTCTCCGAGATCGAACGCGGGCACAAGGAGCCGTCCAGCGAGCTGCTCGCCGCGATCTGTGACGCCCTCGGTGCCCGTCTGTCCGAGCTCCTGATCGAGGTGAGCGACACCGTGGCGCTCGCCGAGCAGATGCCCGAGGTGCTCGTCTCGATGCAGGACGAGCCAGCCGCTGCCACGGCCGTGCCCAAGCGCACCAACCGGGGTGTCCGCCAGGTCACCTCCGATGGCAAGGTCGCCGTCTCGGTCCGCCAGGATTCGCCGCTCAGGGCCACGCTGCGCAGCTCCCGCGTCCGCCCGACCGAGCGCGACCGGGACGTGGTCTGCGCCGCTTGA
- a CDS encoding PspA/IM30 family protein, protein MANPFVKGWNYLMALFGAKIDEHADPKVQIQQAIEDAQRQHQALVQQAAAVIGNQRQLEMKLSRQMSEVERLQGNARQALVLSDQARAKGDEAEAARFEQSAQTLATQLVSSEQATEDLKTLHDQALGAAAQARRAVENNSMILQQKLAERTKLLSQLEQAKMQETVARSLESMSSLTAPTNTPSLDEVRDRIERRYANAMGRAELAGNSVEGRMLEIQKSTIDSAGSARLEQIRSSMAGEQLGGASQRPGVPQAEKAGPATDPTAAARLDELRASMARERGTGDPTAAG, encoded by the coding sequence ATGGCGAACCCGTTCGTCAAGGGTTGGAACTACCTGATGGCGCTCTTCGGTGCGAAGATCGACGAGCATGCCGATCCCAAGGTGCAGATCCAGCAGGCCATCGAGGACGCCCAGCGGCAGCACCAGGCGCTGGTGCAGCAGGCTGCCGCAGTGATCGGTAACCAGCGTCAGCTGGAGATGAAGCTGTCCCGGCAGATGTCCGAGGTCGAGCGGTTGCAGGGCAACGCGCGGCAGGCCCTGGTGCTGTCCGACCAGGCCCGGGCCAAGGGCGACGAGGCCGAGGCGGCGCGCTTCGAGCAGTCGGCGCAGACCCTGGCCACTCAGCTGGTCTCCTCCGAGCAGGCCACCGAAGACCTGAAGACCCTGCACGACCAGGCGCTGGGCGCCGCCGCGCAGGCCCGCCGCGCGGTCGAGAACAACTCGATGATCCTCCAGCAGAAGCTCGCCGAGCGCACCAAGCTGCTCAGCCAGCTGGAGCAGGCCAAGATGCAGGAGACGGTGGCCCGCTCGCTGGAGTCGATGTCGTCGCTGACCGCGCCCACCAACACCCCCTCGCTGGACGAGGTCCGCGACCGCATCGAGCGGCGGTACGCCAACGCGATGGGCCGCGCGGAGCTGGCCGGCAACTCTGTCGAGGGCCGGATGTTGGAGATCCAGAAATCGACGATCGACTCGGCTGGCTCGGCCCGGCTGGAGCAGATCCGGTCCAGCATGGCGGGGGAGCAGCTCGGCGGCGCGTCGCAACGACCGGGTGTGCCGCAGGCGGAGAAGGCCGGCCCGGCCACCGACCCGACGGCCGCCGCCCGGTTGGACGAGCTCCGCGCCAGCATGGCGCGCGAGCGGGGCACCGGCGACCCGACCGCCGCCGGCTGA
- the rimO gene encoding 30S ribosomal protein S12 methylthiotransferase RimO — MVSATSPSPSDNAEGRRVALLTLGCARNEVDSEELAARLHADGWQVTTDGEGADVVVVNTCGFVEKAKQDSIQTLLAAAGTGAKVVAAGCMAERYGKELADSLPEAQAVLSFDDYPDIAARLNAVVAGEQVIAHTPRDRRELLPLTPVKRRDTGVSLPGHGTVARTAVDTDEHTPAHLRQVLRRRLDTGPVASLKLASGCDRRCAFCAIPAFRGAFVSRTPDELLAEAEWLAKTGVRELVLVSENSTSYGKDLGDPRALEKLLPQLASVSGIVRVRVSYLQPAETRPGLVEAIATTPGVAPYFDLSFQHSSEPVLRRMRRFGSTDRFLELLASARALAPDAGARSNFIVGFPGETRADIDELVRFLTEARLDAIGMFDYSDEDGTEAAGLPGKVSAATIKRRYDRLSALADELCSQRAEDRLGSTIEVLVDSIEDGVVEGRAAHQAPEVDGSTTLVAPAEGGVDLTALRPGDLVRATVTGTEGVDLLAVPDEMISAAPGAAR; from the coding sequence ATGGTGTCTGCCACCTCTCCTTCTCCCTCTGACAACGCCGAGGGCCGTCGCGTCGCTCTGCTCACCCTGGGCTGCGCCCGCAACGAGGTCGATTCGGAGGAGCTCGCCGCCCGGCTGCACGCCGACGGCTGGCAGGTGACCACCGACGGCGAGGGCGCCGACGTGGTGGTCGTCAACACCTGCGGCTTCGTGGAGAAGGCCAAGCAGGACTCCATCCAGACCCTGCTCGCCGCCGCCGGCACGGGCGCCAAGGTCGTCGCCGCGGGTTGCATGGCCGAGCGGTACGGCAAGGAGTTGGCCGACAGCCTGCCCGAGGCGCAGGCGGTGCTGAGCTTCGACGACTACCCGGACATCGCCGCCCGGTTGAACGCGGTCGTCGCCGGCGAGCAGGTCATCGCGCACACCCCTCGGGACCGACGTGAGCTGCTGCCGCTGACCCCGGTGAAGCGACGTGACACCGGGGTGTCGCTGCCCGGGCACGGCACCGTGGCCCGCACCGCCGTCGACACCGACGAGCACACCCCGGCGCACCTGCGCCAGGTGCTGCGCCGCCGGCTGGACACCGGCCCGGTCGCCTCGCTGAAGCTGGCCAGCGGCTGCGACCGCCGCTGCGCGTTCTGTGCCATCCCCGCCTTCCGTGGGGCGTTCGTCTCGCGTACGCCGGACGAGCTGCTCGCCGAGGCGGAGTGGCTGGCCAAGACCGGCGTACGGGAGCTGGTGCTGGTCAGCGAGAACTCCACCTCGTACGGCAAGGACCTGGGCGACCCCCGTGCGTTGGAGAAGCTGCTGCCGCAGCTCGCCTCGGTGAGCGGCATCGTCCGCGTCCGGGTGAGTTACCTCCAGCCGGCCGAGACCCGGCCCGGGCTGGTCGAGGCGATTGCCACCACCCCGGGCGTGGCCCCGTACTTCGACCTCTCGTTCCAGCACTCCAGCGAGCCGGTGCTGCGCCGGATGCGGCGTTTCGGCTCCACCGACCGGTTCCTGGAGCTGCTGGCGAGTGCCCGTGCGCTGGCTCCCGACGCGGGCGCCAGGAGCAACTTCATAGTCGGTTTCCCCGGCGAGACCCGCGCCGACATCGACGAGCTGGTCCGGTTCCTGACCGAGGCCCGGCTCGATGCGATCGGCATGTTCGACTACAGCGACGAGGATGGCACCGAGGCCGCCGGCCTGCCCGGCAAGGTCTCCGCCGCGACGATCAAGCGGCGTTACGACCGGCTCAGCGCGCTCGCCGACGAGCTCTGCTCGCAGCGGGCCGAGGACCGGCTCGGCTCGACCATCGAGGTGTTGGTCGACTCGATCGAGGACGGCGTGGTGGAGGGCCGGGCAGCGCACCAGGCGCCGGAGGTGGACGGCTCCACCACGCTGGTCGCCCCGGCCGAGGGCGGGGTCGACCTGACCGCGCTGCGCCCAGGTGATCTGGTCCGCGCGACGGTGACCGGCACCGAAGGGGTGGACCTGCTCGCTGTGCCGGATGAGATGATCTCGGCGGCGCCCGGCGCGGCACGGTGA
- a CDS encoding CinA family protein: MQRDAGSGRPADAAADDAAAGSAAAGVVHRLAQRHETLATVESLTGGLLAASIVDIAGVSGIYRGGLVVYATELKGTLAGVPADLLAERGPVDPDVAAALAEGGRQRCGADWGLATTGVAGPDPQDGKPVGLVYVACAGPNGAEVRQLDLGGGREHVRAAAVVGALRLLAERIYAADAAEAAGAVRR; this comes from the coding sequence ATGCAGCGGGACGCGGGTTCTGGGCGGCCGGCGGATGCCGCGGCGGACGATGCCGCGGCGGGCAGTGCGGCGGCGGGTGTGGTGCACCGGCTGGCGCAGCGGCACGAGACCCTGGCCACGGTCGAATCACTCACCGGTGGGCTGCTGGCCGCATCGATCGTGGACATCGCCGGGGTGAGCGGGATCTACCGGGGCGGCCTGGTGGTCTACGCCACCGAGTTGAAGGGCACCCTGGCCGGCGTACCCGCCGACCTGCTGGCCGAGCGGGGGCCGGTGGACCCCGATGTGGCGGCGGCGCTCGCCGAGGGTGGACGCCAGCGCTGCGGTGCGGACTGGGGGCTGGCCACCACCGGCGTCGCCGGCCCCGACCCGCAGGACGGCAAGCCCGTCGGCCTGGTCTACGTCGCGTGCGCCGGCCCGAACGGCGCTGAGGTCCGCCAGCTCGACCTGGGCGGCGGGCGGGAGCACGTCCGCGCGGCGGCGGTGGTCGGGGCGCTGCGGCTGCTCGCCGAGCGGATCTACGCCGCAGACGCCGCGGAAGCAGCAGGCGCCGTACGCCGGTGA